In the Orenia marismortui DSM 5156 genome, one interval contains:
- a CDS encoding cupin domain-containing protein, producing MGIIKDLLEVKEYIDEGYKPVVDYGEWRVAILNYCDELLPQEITKMQKHDQTDEVFVLLKGKCILFIGDGDELEVREIYGQDMKPGKMYNIKQGVWHTHTLSEDAMVLIVENRDTTLENSPEIELNEKQQSKLVELTESLWK from the coding sequence ATGGGGATTATCAAAGATTTATTAGAGGTAAAAGAGTATATTGATGAAGGATATAAGCCTGTAGTTGATTATGGTGAATGGAGAGTAGCAATTTTAAATTATTGTGATGAGTTGCTTCCACAGGAGATTACTAAAATGCAAAAGCATGATCAGACTGATGAGGTTTTTGTGTTATTAAAAGGTAAATGTATCTTATTTATCGGTGATGGTGATGAATTAGAGGTTAGAGAAATATATGGTCAAGATATGAAGCCAGGTAAAATGTACAATATTAAGCAAGGAGTTTGGCATACCCATACTTTAAGTGAAGATGCTATGGTTTTAATTGTAGAGAATAGAGATACCACTTTAGAGAACTCACCAGAGATAGAGTTAAATGAAAAGCAACAGAGTAAATTAGTTGAGTTAACAGAATCTCTTTGGAAATAA
- the mgrA gene encoding L-glyceraldehyde 3-phosphate reductase: MKYVASKDRYKNMKYNRCGNSGLKLPAVSLGLWHNFGNNDNFENSRTMIRKAFDLGITHFDLANNYGPPAGSAEENFGRILKTDLAGYRDELVISTKAGYGMWEGPYGDWGSRKYLISSLDQSLKRLGVDYVDIFYHHRPDPNTPIEETMGALDSIVRQGKALYVGISNYNSEQTKEALAVLKDLGTPCLIHQPSYSMFNRWVEDDGLLDLLEDEGVGSIVFSPLSQGLLTDKYLKGIPSNSRAGGSSQFLNDKDITEEKLNKVRSLNEIASSRNQTLAQMALAWVLRRGRVTSVLVGASRASQIEENVKIVENLDFSDEELAKIEAILKA; the protein is encoded by the coding sequence ATGAAATATGTAGCAAGCAAAGATAGATATAAGAATATGAAATATAATCGTTGTGGTAATAGTGGTTTGAAATTGCCTGCAGTTTCCTTAGGTTTGTGGCATAACTTTGGTAATAATGATAATTTTGAAAATAGTAGAACTATGATTCGTAAAGCTTTTGATTTAGGTATAACTCATTTTGATTTAGCTAATAATTATGGTCCTCCTGCTGGTTCAGCAGAAGAGAATTTTGGAAGAATACTTAAAACAGACTTAGCAGGGTATCGCGATGAATTAGTTATCTCTACTAAGGCAGGTTATGGAATGTGGGAAGGCCCTTATGGTGATTGGGGTTCAAGAAAGTATCTCATATCTAGTTTAGATCAGAGTCTTAAAAGGTTAGGGGTAGATTATGTAGATATTTTTTATCATCATCGTCCAGATCCTAATACACCAATTGAGGAGACTATGGGTGCATTAGATAGTATTGTTCGCCAAGGTAAGGCTCTTTATGTTGGTATTTCTAATTATAATTCTGAACAGACTAAAGAAGCTTTAGCTGTATTAAAAGATTTAGGAACTCCTTGCCTTATTCATCAACCTTCTTATTCAATGTTTAATCGTTGGGTTGAAGATGATGGACTATTAGATCTATTAGAAGATGAAGGTGTTGGTTCAATAGTCTTTTCTCCTTTATCTCAAGGGTTATTGACAGATAAGTATTTAAAAGGGATTCCCTCTAATTCTAGAGCTGGTGGTTCAAGTCAATTTCTAAATGATAAAGATATTACAGAAGAGAAACTTAATAAGGTTAGAAGTTTAAATGAGATTGCTTCATCAAGGAATCAGACTTTGGCTCAAATGGCACTTGCTTGGGTATTAAGAAGAGGAAGAGTGACTTCTGTGTTAGTAGGGGCAAGTAGGGCCAGTCAGATTGAAGAGAATGTAAAGATTGTAGAAAACTTAGATTTCAGTGATGAAGAGTTAGCTAAGATAGAAGCAATTTTAAAAGCTTAA
- a CDS encoding GH36-type glycosyl hydrolase domain-containing protein, whose product MAEKSYKTWEFIGGNGEFRLEDADKSNYLYFPLTNEAGMMSAITPNLHGDIKTGQNTFALMPVSVEDLHNTKSARNFWINIDGRDIWSATGNSAQQIASRFKQDGESVTVEAGLLWHKVIRENGELGIKSEITSFVPANDDTVELMEVKIINTGDEDKKITPTAAIPVYGRSADNLRDHRHVTSLLHKIKTIDSGIVVNPTLSFDERGHKVNNVSYGVLGAEQDGKKPIEFCPVVEDFIGEGGNLEWPKSIAKDTDVYCQSGEETEGFEAIGALRFKDRILKVGEEKSYILAIVINENATNLEKIAEKYLSKDLFDKYISQNKAYWEEKINTVQFNSGNQDYDQWMKWVTLQPILRRIYGCSFLPHHDYGRGGRGWRDLWQDCLALLLMEPEGVRDLLFNNFAGVRIDGSNATIIGSKPGEFIADRNNISRVWMDHGSWPFLTTKLYIDQSGDLEFLLEGQTYFKDAQIYRSEKKDENWKPEDGNKLLDREGNVYEGSILEHMLVQHLTLFFNVGEHNNFKLEGADWNDGLDMAEERGESVAFTALYSSNLLEMAKLLRKLSENKGIDKIEIAEEMKLLLDTLADRIDYDSVEAKHKLLDKYFDSCASEFSGDKVEISIEELANDLEAKGKWIVDHLRKNELIRNSEGYEWFNAYYDNDGERLEGDHPLGTRMTLTGQVFPIMGGVATDEQIEKIVKAADHYLKDDRVGGYRLNTNFKELKTNLGRLFGFAFGHKENGAMFSHMAVMYGNALYQRGFAKEGYEVINSIYKHCNDFERSRIYPGIPEYINERGRGLYHYLTGSASWLLLTEVTQVYGVRGELGNLVLDPKLLKEQFDNEGNASIYTIFANRPLNVTYNNKDGIEFGEYSIKKVIINGKEVDFEVKDGYTVIKRDVVDQLSADNTHQVEITLG is encoded by the coding sequence ATGGCAGAAAAATCATATAAAACTTGGGAATTTATTGGAGGGAATGGAGAGTTTAGATTAGAAGATGCAGATAAGAGTAATTATCTTTATTTTCCATTGACAAATGAAGCTGGAATGATGTCTGCGATCACTCCTAATTTGCATGGGGATATTAAGACAGGTCAGAATACCTTTGCTTTGATGCCAGTTTCAGTTGAGGATTTGCATAATACTAAATCAGCAAGAAACTTTTGGATTAATATAGATGGAAGAGATATCTGGTCTGCTACAGGAAATTCAGCTCAACAAATAGCTTCACGATTTAAGCAAGATGGTGAAAGCGTTACTGTTGAAGCTGGTCTACTATGGCATAAGGTAATTAGAGAAAATGGTGAGTTAGGAATTAAATCAGAGATAACTAGTTTTGTTCCTGCTAATGATGATACAGTAGAATTGATGGAGGTTAAGATTATTAATACAGGAGATGAAGATAAGAAGATAACTCCTACAGCTGCTATACCTGTATATGGTCGTTCTGCTGATAATTTAAGAGATCATCGGCATGTAACTTCTTTGCTACATAAGATTAAGACTATAGACAGTGGTATAGTTGTCAATCCTACATTATCTTTTGATGAACGGGGACATAAGGTTAATAATGTTAGCTATGGTGTTTTAGGAGCAGAGCAGGATGGGAAGAAACCTATAGAGTTCTGTCCAGTTGTAGAAGATTTCATTGGAGAAGGTGGAAATTTAGAGTGGCCTAAGTCTATTGCTAAAGATACAGATGTTTATTGTCAATCTGGTGAAGAAACAGAAGGTTTTGAGGCAATTGGAGCATTGAGATTTAAAGACAGGATATTAAAAGTTGGGGAAGAGAAATCTTATATTCTGGCTATTGTAATTAATGAAAACGCTACCAATTTAGAAAAAATAGCAGAAAAATATTTAAGTAAAGATTTATTTGATAAGTATATAAGTCAGAATAAAGCTTACTGGGAAGAGAAGATTAATACAGTGCAATTCAATTCTGGCAATCAAGATTATGATCAATGGATGAAGTGGGTTACTTTACAACCTATTTTAAGAAGAATTTATGGTTGTTCTTTCCTACCACATCACGATTATGGTCGTGGAGGAAGAGGATGGAGAGATTTATGGCAAGATTGTTTGGCACTTCTTTTAATGGAGCCTGAAGGTGTAAGGGATCTATTGTTCAATAACTTTGCTGGAGTCAGAATTGATGGAAGTAACGCTACTATTATTGGTTCTAAGCCTGGAGAATTTATAGCAGATAGAAATAATATCAGCAGGGTATGGATGGATCATGGTTCTTGGCCATTTCTAACTACTAAGCTATATATCGATCAGAGTGGAGATTTAGAGTTCTTATTAGAAGGTCAGACTTATTTTAAAGATGCTCAAATTTATCGCTCAGAGAAGAAGGATGAAAATTGGAAGCCTGAAGATGGAAATAAATTATTAGATAGAGAAGGTAATGTTTATGAGGGAAGTATTTTAGAGCATATGTTAGTTCAGCATTTGACCTTATTCTTTAATGTAGGTGAGCATAATAACTTCAAGCTAGAGGGTGCTGACTGGAATGATGGTTTAGATATGGCTGAAGAAAGAGGGGAGAGTGTAGCCTTTACAGCTTTATATTCTAGTAATTTATTAGAGATGGCTAAGCTATTACGCAAGCTATCAGAAAACAAAGGTATTGATAAAATAGAGATTGCTGAAGAGATGAAGTTATTATTAGATACATTAGCTGATAGGATAGATTATGATTCAGTAGAAGCTAAGCATAAATTGTTAGATAAATATTTTGATAGTTGTGCGAGTGAATTTTCTGGCGATAAGGTTGAAATTTCCATTGAGGAACTTGCAAATGATTTAGAAGCTAAAGGTAAGTGGATTGTAGATCATCTACGCAAGAATGAGTTGATTAGAAATAGTGAAGGTTATGAATGGTTCAATGCTTATTATGATAATGATGGAGAGAGATTAGAAGGTGATCACCCATTAGGTACAAGAATGACTCTAACAGGTCAGGTATTTCCTATTATGGGTGGAGTAGCTACTGATGAACAGATAGAGAAGATAGTCAAAGCAGCTGACCATTATCTAAAAGATGATAGAGTTGGTGGATATCGTTTAAATACTAACTTTAAAGAGCTGAAGACCAACTTAGGAAGATTATTTGGTTTTGCTTTCGGTCATAAAGAGAATGGAGCAATGTTTAGCCATATGGCTGTAATGTATGGTAATGCTCTTTACCAACGTGGTTTTGCTAAGGAAGGATATGAGGTTATTAACTCTATTTATAAACATTGTAATGACTTTGAAAGAAGCAGAATCTATCCAGGGATACCAGAGTATATCAATGAACGTGGAAGAGGTCTATACCACTACTTGACTGGATCTGCTAGCTGGTTGTTATTAACAGAAGTAACTCAAGTTTATGGAGTTAGAGGAGAGTTAGGTAATTTAGTATTAGACCCTAAATTATTAAAAGAACAGTTTGATAATGAAGGGAATGCTAGTATCTATACTATTTTTGCTAATAGACCTTTAAATGTGACTTATAACAATAAAGATGGTATTGAATTTGGAGAATACAGTATTAAAAAAGTTATAATCAATGGTAAAGAGGTTGATTTTGAAGTAAAAGATGGATATACAGTAATTAAAAGAGATGTAGTAGATCAATTAAGTGCAGATAATACTCATCAAGTAGAGATTACATTAGGTTAA
- a CDS encoding 6-phospho-beta-glucosidase, producing the protein MNSKNGLKLTVIGGGSSYTPEIIEGLIKRYDEFPVKDLYLVDIKQGQWKLEIVGGLAKRIVQEAGVDIRVHLTLNRKEAIKDADFIITQFRVGQLDARIRDEKIPLKYNCLGQETTGAGGMAKALRTIPVILDICKDIEELASNAWLINFTNPSGIITETVKKYTEIKCIGLCNVPVVMHNVSADILGLSRDDIYLDIVGLNHLVWGRDVIYQGESKIDDIIEGLISERKITVKNISDFPWEKDLIQSLKMLPCPYHKYYYNTAKILEAELIASKNEGTRGEVVKELEDFLFELYQNPSLREKPQELNERGGHYYSDAACELMSAIYNDKGDIHYLNVPNQETIASLPNDSVIERTCYVDSKGAHPLDCKELSPKIRGLIQVINDYEILAIEAGVHGDYDAAYQALLLHPLVESSVVKPLLDDIIRENIDYLPQFSLNS; encoded by the coding sequence TTGAACTCTAAGAATGGTTTAAAGCTTACTGTTATTGGAGGAGGAAGCAGTTATACCCCTGAGATTATTGAAGGTCTTATTAAAAGGTATGATGAATTTCCGGTCAAAGATTTATATTTAGTAGATATTAAGCAAGGGCAGTGGAAGTTGGAGATTGTTGGTGGATTAGCTAAAAGAATTGTGCAAGAAGCTGGAGTTGACATCAGAGTTCATCTGACTTTGAATAGAAAAGAAGCAATCAAAGATGCTGATTTTATCATTACTCAGTTTAGAGTTGGTCAGTTAGATGCTAGGATTAGAGATGAAAAGATTCCTTTGAAATATAACTGTCTAGGCCAGGAGACTACAGGAGCCGGAGGAATGGCAAAGGCTTTGAGAACTATTCCAGTTATATTAGATATCTGTAAGGATATAGAGGAGTTAGCCTCTAATGCCTGGCTAATTAACTTTACTAATCCAAGTGGGATTATTACAGAAACAGTTAAGAAGTATACTGAGATAAAATGTATAGGTTTGTGTAATGTCCCAGTAGTAATGCATAATGTTTCAGCTGATATTTTAGGGTTAAGTAGAGATGATATCTATTTAGATATAGTTGGTTTAAATCATTTGGTCTGGGGTCGAGATGTAATTTATCAAGGTGAGAGTAAAATAGATGATATTATAGAAGGTTTAATTTCTGAACGAAAGATTACAGTAAAGAATATATCAGATTTTCCTTGGGAGAAAGATTTAATTCAGTCATTAAAGATGTTGCCTTGTCCTTATCATAAATATTATTATAATACGGCGAAAATATTAGAAGCGGAGCTTATAGCTTCCAAAAATGAAGGTACTAGAGGAGAGGTTGTTAAAGAACTAGAGGATTTTCTATTTGAATTATATCAGAATCCTAGTTTAAGGGAGAAGCCTCAAGAATTAAATGAAAGAGGAGGGCACTATTATTCTGATGCCGCTTGTGAACTTATGAGTGCTATCTATAATGATAAAGGTGATATTCATTATTTAAATGTTCCAAATCAAGAAACTATAGCTTCTTTACCTAATGATTCAGTTATTGAGAGAACATGTTACGTAGATAGTAAAGGAGCTCATCCTCTGGATTGTAAAGAATTATCTCCTAAAATTCGAGGTTTGATACAGGTGATTAATGACTATGAAATCTTAGCTATTGAAGCAGGGGTTCATGGTGATTATGATGCTGCCTATCAAGCTTTACTTTTGCATCCCTTAGTTGAAAGTAGTGTTGTAAAGCCTTTATTAGATGATATTATTAGAGAGAATATAGATTACTTACCTCAGTTTAGTCTAAATAGTTAG
- a CDS encoding PTS lactose/cellobiose transporter subunit IIA: MIPKETIFTIIAQAGKAKSIIFEALSLARAGRFNDSEVKLNEATEVLQGIHKKQTDLMTKEAQGKDFEISLLLIHAQDHLMNAMLSRDLVKELIQSEKEIHSLKKSLNKRGDNIEL, encoded by the coding sequence ATGATCCCTAAAGAAACTATATTCACAATAATTGCTCAGGCAGGTAAGGCTAAAAGCATTATTTTTGAAGCCTTGTCATTAGCTAGAGCAGGAAGGTTTAACGATTCAGAAGTTAAATTAAACGAAGCAACTGAAGTATTACAGGGAATTCATAAGAAACAGACAGATTTGATGACTAAAGAGGCCCAAGGAAAGGATTTTGAAATAAGTTTATTATTGATACATGCCCAAGATCATTTGATGAATGCTATGTTAAGTAGAGATTTAGTCAAAGAGCTAATTCAATCCGAAAAAGAGATCCATAGCTTGAAGAAGAGTTTGAATAAAAGGGGGGATAATATTGAACTCTAA
- a CDS encoding GH1 family beta-glucosidase: MNKLIFPKDFIWGSATASYQVEGAFDEDAKGESIWDRFSHTPGKVENGDTGDVACDHYHRYKEDIALMKEIGIDSYRLSISWSRILPEGKGEINQQGLDFYRNLIDELLKAGIKPAITIYHWDLPQALQDEGGWANRQTVKYFVDYAEILFNEFGDVVSQWITHNEPYVVAVHGHLTGSHAPGIKDPKVAMQVAHNILLSHGLTVKKYRELELDGEIGITLNLTSSYPNSNSQEDNEAAKRMEACINGWFLEPLFKGKYPEKLIELYGAKFNQLDIRAGDMDIIKEEIDFLGINYYSRSLVRHNEDSDFFKIEGVKPEDSKYTAMDWEIYPDGLYDLLIKVNREYTQKPLYITENGAAFDDEISEDGRVHDQERINYLKSHFQRAYKTIKEGVPLKGYYVWSLMDNFEWAYGYDKRFGIIYIDYNKDRKRILKDSAYWYQNVIANNTLDI, from the coding sequence ATGAATAAATTGATTTTTCCTAAAGATTTTATCTGGGGATCGGCTACAGCTTCGTATCAGGTAGAAGGTGCTTTTGATGAAGATGCTAAGGGTGAATCTATCTGGGATAGATTTAGTCATACACCAGGTAAAGTAGAGAATGGAGATACAGGGGATGTAGCTTGTGATCATTACCATAGATATAAAGAGGATATAGCATTAATGAAGGAGATAGGCATTGATAGCTATCGTTTATCTATATCCTGGTCACGGATATTACCAGAAGGTAAAGGAGAAATTAATCAACAAGGCTTAGATTTTTATAGAAATCTAATTGATGAACTTTTAAAAGCTGGAATTAAACCTGCAATTACTATTTATCATTGGGATTTGCCACAGGCTTTACAAGATGAAGGTGGATGGGCTAATCGTCAAACTGTAAAGTACTTTGTAGATTATGCTGAGATTCTATTTAATGAATTTGGAGATGTGGTATCACAATGGATTACTCATAATGAGCCTTATGTAGTAGCTGTTCATGGTCATCTTACTGGATCACATGCACCAGGGATTAAAGATCCTAAAGTTGCTATGCAGGTTGCTCACAATATCTTATTATCACATGGTTTAACAGTTAAGAAATATAGAGAATTGGAGTTAGATGGTGAGATAGGAATTACCTTAAATCTAACTTCTTCCTATCCTAATTCTAATAGTCAAGAAGATAATGAAGCAGCCAAAAGAATGGAAGCTTGTATTAATGGTTGGTTCTTAGAACCACTTTTTAAGGGGAAATATCCAGAAAAGTTGATTGAACTTTATGGAGCAAAATTTAATCAACTAGATATTAGAGCTGGTGATATGGATATTATTAAAGAGGAGATAGATTTTTTAGGTATTAACTATTATAGTCGTTCTTTAGTTAGACATAATGAAGATTCTGATTTCTTCAAAATTGAAGGAGTAAAACCTGAAGATAGTAAATATACAGCTATGGATTGGGAGATCTATCCTGATGGGCTTTATGATTTATTAATTAAAGTTAATAGAGAATATACTCAAAAGCCTCTATATATAACTGAAAATGGTGCTGCTTTTGATGATGAGATATCTGAAGATGGTAGAGTCCATGATCAAGAGAGAATTAACTACTTAAAAAGCCATTTTCAAAGGGCTTATAAAACTATAAAAGAAGGGGTTCCATTAAAAGGTTATTATGTATGGTCATTAATGGATAACTTTGAATGGGCTTATGGATATGACAAACGTTTTGGAATTATATATATAGATTATAATAAAGATAGAAAAAGGATTTTAAAAGATAGTGCTTATTGGTATCAAAATGTAATAGCAAATAATACTTTAGATATTTAA
- a CDS encoding carbohydrate ABC transporter permease: MKANVNTEIDASQGYAKKFKGGLKKGLIYFLLFLGVIVTLFPFYYMLVLSTKSNVEIFSFPPPIWFGDSFKDNLQTLLDAMPFYKNILNSIIVSVLATAATLLFCSLGGYGFAKYEFKGKEKLFLIMLGTMMIPGLLSVIPWFIMMKEFGWINSFKPLIVPGMANAFGIFLMRQFMEDIPDDIIEAARIDGCGELEIFFRIILPMSLPGLGTLGILTFLAAWNNYMQALLILQEKEMYTIPVALSKLGGKIDQNWGGQAVGATLAIAPIVIAFVIASKQFIAGITDGATKG; encoded by the coding sequence ATGAAGGCAAATGTTAATACAGAGATTGATGCCTCACAGGGATATGCTAAAAAGTTTAAAGGAGGATTAAAGAAGGGGTTAATATACTTTCTATTATTCTTAGGGGTTATAGTTACATTATTTCCTTTTTACTATATGTTAGTATTATCGACAAAATCCAATGTAGAAATCTTCAGTTTCCCACCACCAATTTGGTTTGGAGATTCTTTCAAGGATAACTTACAGACTTTACTAGATGCTATGCCATTTTATAAGAATATCTTGAATAGTATAATCGTTTCAGTCTTAGCTACAGCAGCTACTTTACTTTTCTGTTCTCTAGGAGGCTATGGTTTTGCTAAGTATGAATTTAAAGGTAAAGAAAAACTATTTTTGATTATGTTAGGTACAATGATGATTCCAGGTCTATTGTCTGTTATTCCATGGTTTATTATGATGAAGGAGTTTGGTTGGATTAATAGTTTTAAGCCTTTAATTGTACCAGGTATGGCTAATGCCTTTGGGATTTTCTTGATGAGACAATTTATGGAGGATATTCCAGATGATATTATAGAGGCGGCTAGAATAGATGGGTGTGGAGAACTTGAAATATTCTTTAGAATTATACTTCCAATGAGTTTGCCAGGGTTAGGAACTTTGGGAATATTAACTTTCCTTGCAGCATGGAACAATTATATGCAAGCACTTTTAATCTTACAGGAGAAAGAGATGTACACTATTCCTGTAGCTCTTTCTAAATTAGGAGGAAAGATAGATCAAAACTGGGGTGGCCAAGCTGTAGGTGCTACTTTAGCTATCGCTCCAATTGTAATTGCATTTGTTATTGCTTCTAAGCAGTTTATTGCTGGTATAACCGATGGTGCAACTAAAGGCTAA
- a CDS encoding carbohydrate ABC transporter permease, translated as MRLSKKVAPYIFVSPFFILFAIFGVFPILYSFFLSFHTWDGMSAMEFVGLGNYKYVLTDPWFWKSIYNTLVIFMLTTIPQHVIALFLAFMLHKGTVKFKEFFRSAYFLPYITSSVAIAMVFGLLYGEHFGILNAFLKSLATFGPIDWLFNLIGLELPIRWLGSAKWVKPAIALLVTWKFTGWNMIIYYAGLQKIPDSLYEAAEVDGASTRQKFFNITLPLLKPIIFFGVTMSIIGNLQLFAEPMLLVGGSGGPNQAGLTTAVYLYQTGFEYLDFGAGSAMAYILCFLIVGLSLLNNKFFRDDS; from the coding sequence ATGAGGTTAAGTAAAAAAGTAGCACCATATATTTTTGTTTCTCCATTTTTTATTTTATTTGCCATATTTGGAGTATTCCCTATCTTATATTCGTTCTTTTTAAGTTTTCATACCTGGGATGGTATGTCTGCAATGGAGTTTGTTGGATTAGGTAATTATAAATATGTTTTAACAGATCCATGGTTTTGGAAGTCAATTTATAATACATTAGTAATATTTATGTTAACCACTATTCCTCAACATGTAATAGCTCTTTTCTTAGCATTTATGCTACACAAAGGAACAGTAAAGTTCAAAGAGTTTTTTAGATCTGCATATTTTCTTCCATATATAACTTCTTCAGTAGCAATAGCAATGGTATTTGGACTTTTATATGGAGAACATTTTGGGATTTTAAATGCTTTTTTGAAGAGTTTAGCGACCTTTGGACCAATAGACTGGTTGTTTAATCTGATTGGTTTGGAGTTACCTATAAGATGGTTAGGGTCAGCAAAGTGGGTAAAACCGGCTATTGCTTTATTAGTTACTTGGAAGTTTACAGGTTGGAATATGATTATTTATTATGCTGGTTTGCAAAAAATACCTGATAGCTTATATGAAGCAGCAGAGGTTGATGGGGCAAGTACTAGACAGAAATTCTTTAATATTACTTTGCCACTATTAAAACCAATTATCTTTTTTGGTGTAACGATGTCTATTATAGGAAATCTACAGTTATTTGCTGAACCTATGCTATTAGTTGGAGGTAGTGGAGGTCCAAATCAGGCTGGTCTAACTACAGCTGTGTATTTATATCAAACTGGTTTTGAGTATCTAGACTTTGGGGCTGGAAGTGCTATGGCTTATATACTTTGTTTCCTAATAGTTGGTTTATCACTGTTAAATAATAAATTCTTTAGAGACGATTCATAA
- a CDS encoding ABC transporter substrate-binding protein has translation MKKDGLKNLVIMGMLVFVLLLSACSSKAPETSQDSSNGEKMVESSKDTEAGQITLKVSSWADEAMVDVVIPAFEKKYPNIKVEPVITDIADHHNTLLTKIAAGAEVPDVAYVEIAHIGKFAAKGGFEDLNQAPYNAQQFKDGVVSYAWAQATTQDGKMVAMPTDIAPGTIFYRKDKLDELGVSIDDIKTMEDWIEVGKRFAKDRDGDGVNDQWLIADATNVYNMIAKSGEERYFDEEGNCIVDSPRFVKAFTMAKKVRDLGLDGKIGEWTNEWYATFKQGTALIAPSGAWLGGHIKNWIAPDTAGKWRVAELPNGMNVSWGGSFAGIPKDADHKDAAWKFIKFVATRQDIQLESFESADMFPSLTETYDAPIFDEEVEFYGGQKVRKLWAETAQNIPNVITNTNDAIARDILGSALTEVLENDKDPKKALTEAKQLIERKTKRR, from the coding sequence ATGAAAAAAGATGGTTTGAAAAATCTAGTTATTATGGGTATGTTAGTTTTTGTCTTATTATTATCAGCTTGTTCATCAAAAGCACCTGAGACTTCTCAGGATTCATCTAATGGTGAAAAGATGGTAGAATCCAGTAAAGATACTGAGGCAGGACAAATAACACTTAAGGTATCTTCTTGGGCAGATGAGGCTATGGTAGATGTTGTGATTCCTGCTTTTGAGAAGAAATATCCAAATATTAAGGTTGAACCAGTGATAACAGATATTGCTGATCATCACAATACTTTATTAACTAAGATTGCAGCAGGTGCAGAAGTTCCAGATGTGGCTTATGTTGAAATTGCTCACATTGGAAAGTTTGCAGCTAAAGGTGGATTTGAAGACTTAAATCAAGCACCTTATAACGCTCAACAATTTAAAGATGGGGTTGTATCTTATGCATGGGCTCAAGCAACAACTCAAGATGGTAAGATGGTTGCAATGCCTACTGATATTGCTCCTGGTACAATTTTCTATAGAAAAGATAAGCTTGATGAGTTAGGTGTTAGCATTGATGACATTAAGACTATGGAAGATTGGATTGAGGTGGGAAAGAGATTTGCTAAAGACAGAGATGGTGATGGTGTTAATGATCAGTGGTTAATAGCAGATGCAACAAATGTTTATAATATGATTGCTAAAAGTGGTGAAGAGAGATACTTTGATGAAGAAGGAAATTGTATAGTTGATTCTCCACGGTTTGTAAAGGCTTTTACAATGGCTAAGAAAGTTAGAGATTTAGGATTGGATGGTAAAATTGGAGAGTGGACTAATGAATGGTATGCAACCTTTAAACAAGGAACAGCTTTGATAGCTCCTTCAGGTGCTTGGTTAGGTGGACATATCAAAAATTGGATTGCTCCTGATACAGCAGGAAAATGGAGAGTTGCAGAACTTCCAAATGGTATGAATGTAAGTTGGGGAGGATCTTTTGCTGGAATCCCTAAAGATGCAGATCATAAGGATGCTGCTTGGAAATTTATTAAATTTGTAGCTACAAGACAAGATATTCAATTAGAATCATTTGAGTCAGCTGATATGTTCCCATCTTTAACAGAAACATATGATGCTCCAATATTTGATGAAGAAGTAGAGTTTTATGGGGGTCAGAAAGTAAGAAAACTTTGGGCTGAAACAGCTCAAAACATCCCTAATGTTATTACTAATACAAATGATGCGATTGCTAGAGATATTCTAGGAAGTGCTTTAACTGAAGTATTAGAAAATGATAAAGATCCTAAGAAAGCATTAACAGAAGCTAAACAATTAATTGAAAGAAAGACTAAAAGAAGATAA